From Diceros bicornis minor isolate mBicDic1 chromosome 17, mDicBic1.mat.cur, whole genome shotgun sequence, the proteins below share one genomic window:
- the CERS5 gene encoding ceramide synthase 5 isoform X3 encodes MLASWTVVLIRPNPMPSLKKCSYLLLRWRFTFYLCIFCYGIRFLWSSPWFWDTRQCWHSYPYQSLTSGLYYYYIMELAFYWSLMFSQFTDIKRKDFLIMFVHHLATIGLITFSYINNMVRVGTLVMCLHDASDFLLEAAKLANYAKYQRLCDTLFVIFGAVFVATRLGIYPFWVLNTTLFESWEMIGPYASWWLFNGLLLILQVLHVIWSYLIVRIAFKALIRGKVSKDDRSDVESSSEEEDVTTSTKSPCSSNSSNGANRVNGHMGGSYWAEE; translated from the exons ATGTTGGCATCCTGGACAGTGGTCCTTATCAGACCCAACCCAATGCCATCCTTGAAAAAGTGTTCATATCTATTACTAAG GTGGAGATtcactttttatttatgtatattctGCTACGGAATTAGATTTCTCTGGTCG tcACCTTGGTTCTGGGACACCAGACAGTGCTGGCATAGCTATCCATACCAG tctCTGACAAGTGGGCTTTATTACTATTATATCATGGAATTGGCCTTCTATTGGTCTCTTATGTTTTCTCAGtttacagacattaaaagaaag GACTTCCTGATTATGTTCGTGCATCACTTGGCCACCATTGGGCTCATCACCTTCTCCTACATCAACAACATGGTTCGAGTGGGAACTCTGGTCATGTGTCTACATGATGCCTCAGACTTCTTGCTGGAG GCAGCCAAGCTGGCCAATTATGCCAAGTATCAGCGCCTCTGTGACACCCTTTTTGTGATCTTCGGTGCTGTTTTTGTGGCCACTCGTCTAGGAATCTATCCATTCTG GGTTCTGAACACGACGCTCTTTGAGAGTTGGGAGATGATCGGGCCCTATGCCTCCTGGTGGCTCTTCAATGGGCTTCTCCTGATCCTACAGGTTCTGCACGTCATCTGGTCCTACCTAATTGTGCGCATTGCTTTCAAAGCCTTGATCCGAGGAAAG GTATCTAAGGATGATCGCAGTGATGTGGAGAGCAGCTCAGAGGAAGAAGATGTGACCACCAGCACAAAAAGCCCCTGCAGCAGTAACTCCAGCAATGGTGCCAATCGGGTGAATGGTCACATGGGAGGCAGCTACTGGGCTGAAGAGTAA
- the LOC131416103 gene encoding cytochrome c oxidase assembly protein COX14 — MPTAKQLADIGYKTFSTSMMLLTVYGGYLCSARAYRYFQRRSSQRQAAEEQKTSGVL, encoded by the coding sequence ATGCCAACTGCCAAGCAACTAGCTGACATTGGCTACAAGACCTTCTCCACCTCCATGATGCTCCTGACTGTGTATGGGGGCTACCTCTGCAGTGCCCGAGCCTACCGCTATTTCCAACGGCGCAGCTCCCAGCGCCAGGCTGCAGAAGAACAGAAGACCTCAGGAGTCCTGTAG